Proteins encoded together in one Peribacillus asahii window:
- the spoIIGA gene encoding sigma-E processing peptidase SpoIIGA — protein MTVYVDIIWLLNWLFDCLLLYWTAIILKRRVPLWRLVAGGLVGSFIIALAFTSYSALTDNIYMKLLFSVFMVLTVFGFIRLKLFLKTLMTLYFVTFLSGGILLGLHYFFSFQVAEMSTSTQMGMNRFGDPMSWLFVALGFPLAWQFSKRMLDGMEMTKLNYDQIVTVTVEVADFKAEFQGLIDSGNQLYDPISRSPVMIASIVGQESHIPADMLELFENPDTMLQEGEMTNYTWAERIRVIPYKVVGQSHQLLTAIKPDSLRIQYDEKVYEVERGLVSFTLQQLSAENTYQCIVHPKMLTGIPVPNAS, from the coding sequence TTGACAGTATACGTAGATATCATTTGGCTATTAAATTGGCTTTTTGACTGTCTTCTTTTGTATTGGACTGCGATTATCTTAAAGCGAAGAGTGCCGTTATGGCGGCTAGTAGCAGGTGGTTTAGTCGGTTCCTTCATTATCGCGTTGGCATTCACTTCATATTCTGCTTTGACTGATAACATCTATATGAAATTATTATTTTCCGTCTTTATGGTGTTGACTGTATTTGGCTTTATTCGTTTAAAACTTTTTTTGAAGACACTTATGACACTGTATTTTGTGACCTTTTTATCAGGAGGAATTTTACTTGGGCTCCATTATTTCTTCTCGTTTCAAGTGGCAGAAATGTCTACTAGTACACAAATGGGTATGAATCGCTTCGGTGATCCGATGAGCTGGCTGTTTGTAGCGCTTGGTTTTCCACTTGCGTGGCAGTTTTCGAAACGAATGCTTGATGGAATGGAAATGACGAAACTCAACTATGACCAGATAGTGACGGTAACGGTTGAGGTAGCAGACTTTAAAGCTGAATTTCAAGGTCTCATTGATAGCGGGAATCAGCTGTATGATCCGATTAGTCGCTCCCCGGTCATGATTGCGTCAATTGTTGGACAGGAGTCACATATCCCGGCTGATATGTTGGAGCTTTTTGAAAATCCTGATACTATGCTGCAAGAAGGTGAAATGACGAACTACACCTGGGCTGAACGAATTCGCGTGATTCCTTATAAAGTAGTTGGACAGAGTCATCAATTATTGACCGCTATTAAACCAGATTCTTTGCGCATTCAGTATGATGAAAAAGTATACGAAGTAGAACGTGGCCTTGTGTCGTTCACTTTGCAGCAGCTTTCGGCAGAGAATACGTATCAATGTATTGTGCATCCGAAAATGTTGACAGGCATTCCTGTTCCGAATGCTTCATAG
- the murB gene encoding UDP-N-acetylmuramate dehydrogenase — protein MIEAIVQQLRDLQVGKVLVNEPLANHTTMKMGGPADLFIEPSSIENLEKTMKIIRENNVPWRAIGRGSNLLVSDAGIEGALIKLGKGLDHLEINESEIRVGAGYSLVSLSVQISKKGLAGLEFASGIPGSVGGSVYMNAGAHGSDMSEILEKAYVLFADGTLAWLSKEEMEFSYRTSILQKKRPGIVLEAIFQLTPGNREEIVAKMQSNKNYRKETQPYNLPCAGSIFRNPLPHYAGQLVQEAGLKGYSIGGAQISPMHGNFIVNTGNGKAADVLALIQYVKDTVFKQYGIMMETEVEIIGRK, from the coding sequence ATGATAGAGGCAATTGTACAACAATTAAGAGATTTACAGGTTGGTAAAGTTCTTGTGAATGAACCGCTTGCAAATCATACAACGATGAAAATGGGAGGACCTGCGGATTTATTTATTGAACCTTCTTCGATTGAAAATTTGGAAAAAACGATGAAGATTATTAGAGAGAATAATGTGCCTTGGCGTGCAATCGGAAGAGGATCTAATTTGCTTGTAAGTGATGCTGGCATCGAAGGAGCCCTTATTAAATTGGGCAAAGGATTAGATCATTTGGAGATAAATGAGTCGGAAATCCGAGTTGGAGCAGGCTATTCGCTTGTTAGTCTTTCTGTGCAAATTAGTAAAAAAGGGTTAGCGGGTCTGGAGTTTGCCAGTGGCATTCCAGGGTCAGTTGGAGGCTCTGTGTATATGAATGCAGGGGCCCATGGTTCCGATATGAGCGAGATATTAGAGAAGGCTTATGTTTTATTTGCTGATGGAACGCTTGCGTGGCTCTCTAAAGAAGAGATGGAATTCTCTTATCGAACATCTATTTTACAAAAAAAACGCCCGGGAATTGTGTTAGAGGCTATCTTTCAGTTAACACCTGGTAATCGGGAAGAAATTGTAGCTAAAATGCAGAGCAATAAAAACTATCGGAAAGAGACACAGCCGTACAATCTTCCTTGTGCAGGCAGCATTTTTAGGAATCCGCTTCCTCATTATGCAGGGCAGCTTGTACAAGAGGCTGGTTTAAAAGGGTATTCCATTGGTGGTGCACAAATTTCACCGATGCATGGTAATTTCATTGTAAATACGGGAAATGGAAAGGCTGCAGATGTGTTAGCTTTAATTCAATATGTAAAAGACACCGTGTTTAAACAATATGGAATTATGATGGAGACAGAAGTTGAAATAATTGGTCGAAAATAA
- a CDS encoding cell division protein FtsQ/DivIB: MEKGKVISIEDRIPKLKKIRKRKTNRRLIFLLSLFFILVGCVLYFLSPLSHVKSVEVEGNRYLSKAQIAKLSNINKNQSIWKVDTAQIAANIKENPEIKSAEVVPVFPNSIKITVSEHNKMAYLLKGKHFYPILENGEILDGLESGEIPVFAPVLIDFKEGKALNRLLEELVKLPEEIQNLVSEIHYKPTKMDPYHIIMYMNDGFEVSATSETLSEKMVHYPSIANQLDPKVKGIIDLEVGSFFKAYQPPEQKEGKEED; encoded by the coding sequence GTGGAGAAAGGGAAAGTCATTTCAATTGAGGATCGCATTCCAAAACTGAAAAAGATAAGAAAGAGAAAAACAAATCGTCGTTTAATATTCTTGCTCTCTCTTTTTTTTATTCTGGTTGGTTGCGTATTATACTTTCTATCACCATTAAGCCATGTAAAATCGGTTGAAGTAGAGGGAAATCGATATTTGTCTAAGGCGCAGATTGCAAAGCTGAGTAATATAAACAAAAATCAAAGTATATGGAAGGTCGACACAGCACAAATTGCGGCTAATATAAAGGAAAATCCTGAAATTAAGAGTGCTGAGGTCGTTCCTGTGTTTCCTAATTCGATTAAAATTACAGTATCAGAACATAATAAAATGGCTTATTTGCTTAAAGGAAAGCATTTTTATCCTATTCTTGAAAATGGAGAGATATTAGATGGTTTAGAGTCAGGAGAAATCCCTGTATTTGCTCCTGTGTTAATTGATTTCAAAGAAGGAAAAGCTTTGAATCGCTTGTTGGAGGAATTGGTAAAATTACCAGAAGAAATCCAGAATTTGGTTTCAGAAATTCATTATAAACCAACAAAAATGGATCCGTATCATATTATAATGTATATGAATGACGGGTTTGAAGTAAGCGCGACAAGCGAAACTCTCTCTGAAAAAATGGTGCACTATCCCTCAATTGCAAATCAGTTAGATCCTAAAGTAAAAGGGATTATTGATTTAGAGGTAGGTTCATTTTTCAAAGCCTATCAGCCTCCTGAACAAAAGGAAGGGAAAGAGGAAGACTAA
- the ftsA gene encoding cell division protein FtsA: MNSNEFYVSLDIGTSSVKVIIGEMVNDTLNIIGVGNVKSMGLKKGSIVDIDETVQSIQKAVEQAERMIGMEIRKVVVGISGNHVDLQPCHGVVAVSSENKEITEHDVLRVKEAAELITIPSDREIIDTVPIHYKVDELDEINDPRGMIGVRLEMRGILITGLRTLLHNSLRCVEKAGLEIIDIALQPLAAGSLVLSRDEKDLGVALVDIGGGSTTLAIFEQGYLKYTLVIPIGGETITKDLSIVLRTTTEDAEKIKLKHGHAFYDDASEEEVFQIPIIGSDQQQPCNQLMLADIIEARMTEIFELIQDELNRLGFSDVPGGFVLTGGGVKMPGVLDLAQYIFQNRVRTAEPNYIGVREPQYTTAVGLIKHACKKERMQKNTATKTPDVAMPTQEQNEPRKPRQTQQPQEAPAKKQGESKFKKILGYFFE, encoded by the coding sequence ATGAACAGCAATGAATTTTACGTTAGTCTCGACATCGGTACATCCAGTGTAAAAGTAATCATTGGGGAAATGGTTAATGATACATTAAACATTATTGGTGTGGGAAATGTCAAATCAATGGGACTTAAAAAGGGATCCATAGTCGATATAGATGAAACCGTTCAATCTATTCAAAAAGCTGTTGAACAAGCGGAAAGAATGATTGGAATGGAGATACGAAAAGTAGTTGTCGGCATTAGCGGTAACCATGTGGATCTTCAGCCTTGTCATGGGGTTGTAGCTGTTTCAAGCGAGAACAAAGAAATTACAGAACATGATGTGCTGCGTGTTAAAGAGGCAGCTGAGCTGATTACAATACCATCGGATCGTGAAATTATTGATACTGTGCCGATTCATTACAAAGTGGATGAATTAGACGAGATTAATGACCCAAGAGGTATGATTGGGGTTCGGCTTGAAATGCGTGGTATTTTAATTACAGGTCTACGCACGCTTTTACATAATTCGTTAAGATGTGTAGAGAAAGCAGGATTAGAAATTATAGATATCGCCCTTCAACCATTGGCAGCAGGCTCACTTGTGTTATCGAGGGATGAAAAGGATCTTGGCGTAGCCTTGGTAGATATTGGCGGGGGTTCTACGACATTAGCCATCTTTGAACAGGGTTACTTGAAATATACATTGGTCATCCCAATTGGTGGAGAAACGATTACGAAGGATCTTTCCATTGTGCTTCGAACGACGACAGAAGATGCAGAGAAGATTAAACTTAAGCATGGACATGCCTTTTATGATGATGCTTCTGAAGAGGAAGTATTTCAAATTCCGATTATTGGCAGCGACCAACAACAGCCTTGTAATCAATTAATGTTGGCAGATATAATTGAGGCAAGGATGACTGAAATATTTGAGTTGATCCAAGATGAATTAAATAGACTTGGATTCTCAGATGTACCAGGAGGGTTTGTACTAACTGGCGGTGGTGTGAAGATGCCTGGCGTGCTAGATTTAGCACAATACATTTTCCAAAATCGAGTCAGAACGGCTGAGCCGAATTATATTGGAGTTCGTGAACCACAATATACGACAGCTGTTGGTTTGATTAAACATGCATGTAAAAAAGAGAGAATGCAGAAAAACACTGCTACAAAGACACCTGATGTTGCTATGCCGACTCAAGAACAAAACGAGCCGCGTAAACCAAGGCAGACACAACAGCCGCAAGAGGCCCCTGCTAAAAAACAAGGTGAATCTAAATTCAAAAAAATTCTAGGATACTTTTTTGAATAA
- a CDS encoding UDP-N-acetylmuramoyl-L-alanyl-D-glutamate--2,6-diaminopimelate ligase: protein MKLHTLLSYLHALVKYEGDNPDITSIENDNRKVKDGSLFVCIQGYTVDGHEFAKSAVDNGASAILAERPLDLPVPVIVVRDTKRAMAVLADAFYGHPTQKLCLIGITGTNGKTTTSHLLEKIFGDQQQTTGLIGTMYTKIADQTYETKNTTPDSVTLQQAFHQMIEANVDTAIMEVSSHALELGRVHGCDYDIAVFTNLTQDHLDFHKTMEHYKQAKSLLFSQLGNTYIENRPKYAVLNADDEAAEDFIKATAATVVTYGIDKPADVVAKDIHISAKGTAFTLVFANEERQVQLQLMGKFSVYNVLAAISAALCAGVDLDASIQSIEEVKGVSGRFELVSAGQAFPVIVDYAHTPDSLENVLKTVQEFAEKKIFVVVGCGGDRDKTKRPLMAKIACQFATLPIFTSDNPRSENPSQILRDMETGVAGQLYKVIEDRREAIAYAVSQAEAGDVILIAGKGHETYQLIGDQVLHFDDREEAKKAILNK, encoded by the coding sequence ATGAAGCTACATACATTACTATCTTATTTGCACGCTTTAGTTAAATATGAAGGGGATAATCCAGACATTACCTCGATAGAGAATGATAACCGTAAAGTAAAGGACGGTAGTTTATTTGTTTGTATTCAAGGGTACACCGTTGATGGCCATGAGTTCGCGAAATCTGCTGTAGACAATGGAGCAAGTGCCATTCTTGCTGAGCGACCGCTTGATTTACCGGTACCCGTTATCGTTGTTCGAGATACAAAGCGGGCAATGGCGGTACTGGCCGATGCTTTTTACGGTCATCCAACACAAAAGCTATGCTTAATTGGCATTACTGGCACAAATGGTAAAACAACAACGAGCCATCTTTTAGAGAAAATCTTTGGTGACCAACAACAAACAACCGGGTTAATCGGCACGATGTATACGAAAATCGCTGATCAAACGTATGAAACGAAAAATACAACACCCGATAGTGTGACGTTGCAGCAAGCGTTTCATCAAATGATTGAAGCAAACGTAGATACCGCTATTATGGAAGTGTCGTCACATGCTTTAGAGCTTGGGCGGGTGCATGGCTGTGATTATGATATTGCAGTTTTTACCAATTTAACGCAAGACCATCTAGATTTTCATAAAACGATGGAACATTATAAACAAGCAAAATCTTTGCTTTTCTCTCAGCTTGGAAATACTTATATAGAGAACCGTCCTAAATATGCTGTGTTAAATGCCGATGATGAAGCAGCAGAAGATTTCATTAAGGCAACTGCAGCGACGGTTGTGACATATGGGATTGACAAACCAGCTGATGTCGTTGCTAAGGATATTCATATTTCGGCAAAAGGGACCGCATTTACGCTTGTATTTGCGAATGAAGAGCGACAAGTGCAACTGCAGCTTATGGGTAAGTTCAGTGTGTATAACGTACTAGCGGCAATTTCAGCAGCATTATGTGCCGGTGTAGATTTAGATGCAAGCATTCAATCAATCGAGGAAGTAAAAGGTGTTTCGGGTCGTTTTGAACTTGTTTCAGCAGGGCAAGCCTTTCCTGTTATTGTAGATTATGCTCACACACCGGACAGCTTAGAAAATGTGTTGAAAACAGTTCAAGAATTTGCGGAGAAAAAGATTTTTGTCGTTGTTGGATGCGGAGGCGACCGAGATAAAACAAAACGTCCACTGATGGCTAAAATTGCTTGTCAATTTGCGACGCTGCCAATTTTTACTTCCGATAACCCACGTAGCGAAAATCCAAGCCAAATTTTACGTGATATGGAAACAGGCGTTGCTGGCCAACTGTATAAAGTAATAGAGGATCGTCGTGAGGCAATCGCCTATGCAGTTTCACAAGCTGAAGCTGGTGATGTAATTCTCATTGCCGGAAAAGGACATGAAACGTATCAACTAATAGGAGATCAAGTGTTGCACTTTGATGACCGTGAAGAAGCAAAGAAAGCAATTTTAAACAAATAA
- the sigE gene encoding RNA polymerase sporulation sigma factor SigE — protein sequence MRKFILRITYLWYKLLFKLGLKTDEVFYIGGSEALPPPLSKEEEEILINKLPKGDEAARSILIERNLRLVVYIARKFENTGINIEDLISIGTIGLIKAVNTFNPEKKIKLATYASRCIENEILMYLRRNNKIRSEVSFDEPLNIDWDGNELLLSDVLGTEEDIITKDLEANVDRNLLTKALTQLSDREKQIMELRFGLAGEEEKTQKDVADMLGISQSYISRLEKRIIKRLRKEFNKMV from the coding sequence TTGAGGAAATTTATTCTTCGTATAACGTACTTGTGGTACAAATTATTATTTAAATTAGGGCTCAAAACAGATGAGGTTTTTTATATAGGCGGAAGTGAAGCGCTGCCACCGCCCCTATCAAAAGAAGAAGAAGAAATCTTGATTAATAAGTTACCAAAGGGAGATGAGGCGGCTCGTTCCATCTTAATTGAACGTAACTTAAGACTTGTGGTCTATATTGCTCGTAAATTTGAGAACACAGGCATTAATATTGAGGATCTTATCAGCATCGGAACGATTGGGTTAATTAAGGCGGTTAATACGTTTAACCCAGAGAAGAAAATTAAATTAGCCACCTATGCATCGAGATGTATTGAAAATGAAATTCTCATGTATTTACGAAGAAACAATAAAATTCGTTCGGAAGTATCGTTTGATGAACCATTAAATATTGATTGGGATGGGAATGAGCTTCTGCTGTCAGATGTATTAGGTACAGAGGAAGATATTATTACGAAAGATTTAGAAGCGAATGTTGATCGAAATTTATTAACGAAAGCATTAACCCAACTATCGGACCGTGAAAAGCAAATTATGGAGCTGCGCTTTGGACTAGCAGGTGAAGAGGAGAAGACTCAAAAGGATGTAGCAGATATGCTTGGTATTTCTCAATCTTATATCTCCCGTTTGGAAAAACGAATTATTAAGCGGCTTCGAAAAGAGTTTAATAAAATGGTGTAA
- the ftsZ gene encoding cell division protein FtsZ, with protein MLEFDSNLEQLAMIKVIGVGGGGNNAVNRMIEHGVQGVEFIAVNTDAQALNLSKAEVKMQIGGKLTRGLGAGANPEVGKKAAEESKEQIEEALRGADMVFVTAGMGGGTGTGAAPVIAQIARDLGALTVGVVTRPFTFEGRKRATQAQGGISAMKESVDTLIVIPNDRLLEIVDKSTPMLEAFREADNVLRQGVQGISDLIATPGLINLDFADVKTIMSNKGSALMGIGIASGENRATEAAKKAISSPLLEKSIDGAQGVLMNITGGTNLSLFEVQEAADIVATASDQEVNMIFGSVINENLKDEIVVTVIATGFNEVEQPLRQPTRPSFGQQQPRTQPQPQSQQPSQPTMKREVKREETHEPPVRSVNTQAEETLDIPTFLRNRNKRR; from the coding sequence ATGTTAGAGTTTGATTCTAATTTAGAACAATTAGCAATGATAAAAGTTATAGGTGTTGGCGGCGGCGGAAACAATGCTGTGAACCGTATGATTGAGCATGGAGTGCAAGGTGTAGAATTTATTGCTGTGAACACCGATGCTCAAGCTCTTAATCTATCTAAAGCAGAAGTAAAGATGCAAATCGGCGGTAAACTAACACGTGGATTAGGTGCCGGTGCGAATCCAGAGGTTGGGAAGAAAGCGGCCGAAGAAAGTAAAGAACAAATCGAAGAAGCTCTTCGTGGTGCAGATATGGTGTTTGTTACTGCTGGTATGGGCGGCGGAACAGGGACTGGTGCAGCTCCAGTTATTGCGCAAATTGCAAGAGATTTAGGAGCTCTAACGGTTGGAGTGGTTACTCGTCCATTTACATTCGAAGGACGCAAGCGTGCGACACAGGCCCAAGGCGGCATTTCAGCGATGAAGGAATCGGTAGACACGTTAATTGTTATTCCAAACGATCGTCTTTTGGAAATTGTTGATAAAAGTACACCGATGCTTGAAGCATTCCGTGAAGCGGATAATGTTCTTCGTCAAGGGGTACAAGGTATTTCAGATTTGATTGCTACACCAGGTTTGATTAACCTCGATTTTGCCGATGTGAAGACGATTATGTCAAACAAAGGCTCTGCTCTTATGGGAATTGGAATTGCCTCTGGAGAAAATCGTGCAACAGAAGCTGCGAAAAAAGCAATCTCCAGTCCATTGCTTGAAAAATCCATTGATGGTGCACAAGGTGTGCTTATGAATATTACAGGTGGTACGAATTTAAGTTTATTTGAAGTTCAGGAAGCAGCTGATATTGTAGCGACTGCATCTGATCAAGAGGTAAACATGATTTTTGGTTCGGTCATTAATGAGAATTTAAAAGATGAAATCGTTGTAACGGTTATTGCAACAGGCTTCAATGAGGTAGAGCAACCATTACGTCAGCCTACACGTCCTTCATTTGGACAACAGCAACCGAGAACACAACCACAACCACAATCTCAACAGCCATCACAGCCGACTATGAAGCGTGAAGTGAAAAGAGAAGAAACACATGAGCCACCGGTTCGCAGTGTAAATACTCAAGCGGAAGAAACATTAGATATTCCAACATTCCTTCGCAACCGTAATAAACGTCGTTAA
- the spoVE gene encoding stage V sporulation protein E yields MPLKKSNPDLILIIVTLSLLAIGLTMVYSASAIWADYKFDDSFYFAKRQLLFACLGVVAMFFIMNVDYWTWRTWAKLLVIVCFILLLAVLVPGIGMARNGSRSWIGVGAFSVQPSEFMKLAMIAFLAKFLSERQKLITSFKKGMLPSLSLVFLAFGLIMLQPDLGTGTVMVGTCMVMIFIAGARISHFVGLGLIGVAGFVVLVLSAPYRIKRITSFLDPWEDPLGSGFQMIQSLYAIGPGGLFGLGLGQSRQKFFYLPEPQTDFIFAILSEELGFIGGSLVLFLFALMLWRGIRIALGAPDLYGSLVAVGIIGMVAIQVMINIGVVTGLMPVTGITLPLLSYGGSSLTLMLMAIGVLLNISRYSRF; encoded by the coding sequence GTGCCATTAAAAAAATCTAATCCCGATTTAATTCTCATTATCGTGACACTAAGTCTTTTGGCCATCGGTTTAACTATGGTATACAGCGCCAGCGCTATTTGGGCAGATTATAAATTTGATGATTCTTTTTATTTTGCGAAGCGTCAGTTGTTGTTTGCCTGTTTAGGCGTTGTCGCTATGTTTTTTATTATGAATGTTGATTATTGGACGTGGCGCACATGGGCGAAACTGCTGGTTATTGTTTGCTTTATTTTACTATTAGCTGTTCTTGTGCCTGGAATTGGGATGGCACGTAATGGGTCGCGAAGCTGGATTGGCGTTGGAGCTTTTTCCGTTCAACCATCAGAATTTATGAAGCTGGCGATGATTGCTTTTTTAGCCAAGTTTCTTTCTGAACGGCAAAAGCTGATTACATCATTTAAAAAAGGGATGCTGCCATCTTTAAGCCTTGTCTTTTTAGCTTTTGGGCTAATTATGCTTCAGCCTGATTTAGGAACGGGCACAGTTATGGTTGGTACGTGTATGGTCATGATTTTTATTGCTGGAGCAAGAATTAGCCACTTTGTTGGGCTAGGTTTAATCGGGGTTGCAGGTTTCGTAGTCCTCGTATTATCGGCTCCGTATCGAATAAAGCGGATTACGTCTTTCTTGGATCCGTGGGAAGACCCTCTTGGAAGCGGATTCCAAATGATTCAATCTTTGTATGCAATTGGTCCAGGAGGTTTGTTTGGTCTTGGATTAGGGCAAAGTCGGCAAAAGTTCTTTTATCTTCCGGAGCCGCAAACGGATTTTATCTTTGCTATTTTATCGGAGGAATTAGGGTTTATTGGAGGCTCGCTCGTCCTCTTTTTATTTGCTCTAATGCTTTGGCGAGGAATTCGCATCGCCCTAGGTGCTCCAGACCTTTATGGCAGTCTTGTGGCTGTTGGGATTATTGGAATGGTAGCCATTCAAGTTATGATTAATATTGGCGTTGTAACCGGGTTGATGCCGGTTACCGGAATTACCTTGCCTCTTTTAAGTTACGGGGGATCTTCGTTAACGTTGATGCTTATGGCCATCGGTGTGTTGTTGAATATTAGTCGTTATTCCCGCTTTTAA
- the murD gene encoding UDP-N-acetylmuramoyl-L-alanine--D-glutamate ligase: MKETAKYSQKKVLVLGLAKSGVTAASLLHKLGAFVTVNDMKPLSENPEAQGLLEQGIKVICGSHPIELLDEGFELIVKNPGIPYRNPLIKGALEKGIPVITEVELAYQISEAPFVGITGTNGKTTTTTLIFEMLKAGDKSPLIAGNIGTVASGVAKEAKAEDTIVIELSSFQLMGIEEFRPEIALVTNLYDAHLDYHSSKQEYAEAKAAITKNQQKTDFFVYNADQEEVRRMAAGSQAELVPFSATTKQEQGAYVEAGVVYFRGEKVMNTADIALPGKHNLENVLAAISAVKLKGVSNEAIQSVLSSFHGVEHRLQYVATIENRKFYNDSKATNILAASKALASFSEPTILLAGGLDRGNEFDELKVSMKNVKAVVTFGQTAEKIERVAKEIGITNIKRVDNVVTAVPVAFELSNEGDCILLSPACASWDQYKTFEQRGDMFMEAVHKLK; encoded by the coding sequence ATGAAGGAAACAGCAAAATATTCACAAAAAAAAGTATTGGTATTAGGGTTAGCGAAAAGCGGGGTCACGGCTGCTTCCCTTCTTCATAAGCTAGGAGCATTTGTAACGGTGAATGATATGAAGCCGCTGTCTGAGAATCCTGAGGCACAAGGGCTGCTAGAGCAAGGTATTAAAGTGATATGCGGGAGTCATCCTATTGAGCTGTTAGATGAAGGCTTCGAGCTAATTGTCAAAAATCCAGGAATTCCTTATCGTAATCCGCTTATCAAAGGGGCTCTCGAAAAAGGGATTCCCGTTATTACGGAAGTAGAGCTTGCTTATCAAATTAGTGAGGCGCCGTTTGTTGGGATTACTGGAACAAATGGGAAAACAACGACGACCACATTAATTTTTGAAATGTTAAAGGCTGGGGACAAGTCGCCGTTAATTGCTGGAAATATTGGTACAGTTGCTTCCGGTGTGGCTAAAGAGGCAAAAGCAGAGGATACAATCGTCATTGAGCTATCATCGTTTCAGTTAATGGGGATTGAAGAGTTTCGCCCAGAAATCGCGCTTGTGACAAATTTATATGATGCTCATCTCGATTATCATAGCTCGAAGCAAGAATATGCAGAGGCGAAAGCAGCGATCACAAAAAACCAACAAAAGACAGATTTCTTTGTTTACAATGCAGACCAAGAAGAAGTAAGACGCATGGCTGCCGGCTCACAGGCGGAGTTAGTTCCATTTTCAGCGACGACAAAGCAGGAGCAAGGTGCCTATGTAGAAGCAGGTGTTGTTTATTTCCGCGGTGAAAAAGTGATGAATACAGCGGATATTGCTCTGCCAGGTAAACATAATTTAGAAAATGTTTTAGCCGCTATATCTGCTGTGAAATTAAAAGGTGTTTCAAATGAAGCGATTCAATCGGTACTGTCGTCGTTTCATGGGGTAGAACACCGTTTGCAATATGTAGCCACAATAGAGAATCGTAAATTTTATAATGATTCAAAAGCGACGAATATTTTGGCTGCTTCTAAGGCGCTTGCGTCTTTCTCAGAACCAACGATTTTACTAGCCGGCGGGCTGGATCGCGGCAATGAGTTTGACGAATTGAAGGTGAGTATGAAAAACGTGAAAGCTGTTGTGACATTTGGACAAACAGCAGAGAAAATTGAACGTGTAGCAAAAGAAATAGGAATAACGAATATTAAACGTGTCGATAATGTAGTAACGGCTGTTCCGGTTGCTTTCGAATTATCAAACGAAGGCGACTGCATTCTCCTTTCTCCAGCTTGTGCAAGCTGGGACCAATATAAAACATTTGAGCAAAGAGGGGACATGTTTATGGAGGCTGTGCATAAGCTGAAGTAA
- the mraY gene encoding phospho-N-acetylmuramoyl-pentapeptide-transferase has translation MLEQVIFYTILVAFLITVLLSPIFIPFLRRLKFGQSIREEGPKSHQKKTGTPTMGGIMILLAVTIATLVMTFKFSEPSFETYLLLFVTLGFGLLGFLDDFIKVVMKRNLGLTSKQKLFGQIVIAVIFYLIYRRADHFVPSLTIPGTDVAIDFGWFYVFIVIFWLVGFSNAVNLTDGLDGLVSGTSAIAFGAFAVLAWNQSQYDVAIFSVAVVGAVLGFLVFNAHPAKVFMGDTGSLALGGAIASIALLTNLELMLVIIGGVFVIETLSVILQVGSFKLRGKRIFKMSPLHHHYELSGWSEWRVVVTFWTVGLLCAVLGIYLEVWV, from the coding sequence ATGTTGGAACAAGTGATTTTTTATACGATTTTGGTAGCTTTTTTAATTACCGTCCTGCTCTCCCCGATTTTTATTCCATTTTTAAGAAGGCTTAAATTTGGGCAAAGCATTCGGGAAGAAGGGCCAAAATCACATCAAAAGAAAACAGGAACACCAACGATGGGCGGCATCATGATTTTGCTTGCGGTTACGATTGCGACACTCGTGATGACATTTAAATTTTCAGAACCATCGTTTGAAACATATTTATTATTATTTGTTACATTAGGGTTTGGTTTATTAGGCTTTTTAGATGATTTTATTAAAGTAGTGATGAAGCGAAATCTCGGTTTAACATCGAAGCAAAAATTATTCGGTCAAATCGTTATTGCTGTTATTTTTTATTTAATTTATCGACGCGCCGATCATTTTGTTCCTTCTTTAACGATTCCAGGAACGGATGTTGCTATTGATTTTGGATGGTTTTATGTATTTATTGTTATCTTCTGGCTTGTTGGGTTCTCGAATGCCGTGAATTTAACAGATGGTTTAGATGGGCTTGTTTCCGGGACATCAGCCATTGCTTTTGGAGCATTTGCTGTACTTGCTTGGAATCAATCTCAATATGATGTCGCGATTTTCTCTGTAGCTGTTGTAGGTGCGGTACTAGGTTTTCTTGTCTTTAATGCTCATCCGGCTAAGGTATTTATGGGGGACACAGGCTCGCTCGCTTTAGGTGGAGCCATCGCTTCGATTGCGCTGTTAACAAATTTAGAATTAATGCTTGTTATTATTGGTGGAGTCTTTGTTATTGAAACATTGTCGGTTATTTTGCAAGTTGGTTCGTTTAAATTAAGAGGAAAAAGAATTTTTAAAATGAGCCCGCTGCACCATCATTATGAGCTTTCTGGCTGGTCAGAGTGGCGCGTTGTTGTGACGTTTTGGACGGTAGGATTACTTTGTGCAGTGCTCGGAATCTATTTAGAGGTGTGGGTGTAA